From Acinetobacter sp. ASP199, the proteins below share one genomic window:
- a CDS encoding transposase family protein yields the protein MKYIDSKKLSETQFKRYTGISWSTFDLMVEQLKMHVPAKGRPTKLSIEDQILLCLSYWREYRTLFHVATSYGVSEPTASRIVRHVEDCLIKSNLFNLPKHLPKGEGIDWNVVIVDATEIPIQRPKKTEEKL from the coding sequence ATGAAATACATCGATTCAAAAAAGCTTTCTGAAACACAGTTTAAGCGATACACAGGCATCTCATGGTCAACCTTTGATTTAATGGTGGAACAACTGAAAATGCATGTTCCTGCTAAAGGTAGACCCACCAAATTAAGCATAGAAGATCAAATCCTTCTGTGCTTAAGTTATTGGCGTGAATATCGAACATTGTTCCATGTTGCAACTAGTTATGGTGTGTCAGAGCCGACTGCTTCAAGAATTGTCCGTCATGTAGAGGACTGCCTGATCAAGTCTAATCTATTTAATTTACCGAAGCATTTACCTAAGGGCGAAGGCATCGACTGGAACGTGGTGATTGTTGATGCCACAGAAATTCCAATACAAAGACCTAAAAAAACAGAAGAAAAGCTATAG
- a CDS encoding IS5 family transposase (programmed frameshift), whose protein sequence is MRYQNLNRFSDSEFKRLVGVPRAVFTEMVEVLEKAESLKKKSGRPHTLAIEDQLLLTLNYLRNYSTQLELAAHYHIAESNVNRTIKKVEDALMRSRRFTLPKRSLTTTDERFNWVIIDATECSIERPKKNQSKFYSGKKKKHTLKAQVIYHPKSKQIIGLDISYGSQHDIKLARKTVKKFKHCEYVMTDLGYYGLEQDGFKLLMPIKKKKNFPLFEVEKKYNKMIGKIRVVIEHINSQLKTFRILSERYRNRRKRFGLRMNLIAALVNRINLQ, encoded by the exons ATGAGATATCAGAACTTAAACCGTTTTTCAGATTCTGAATTCAAGCGCTTGGTTGGCGTACCTCGAGCAGTTTTTACCGAAATGGTCGAGGTTTTAGAAAAAGCAGAATCACTCAAAAAGAAATCAGGCCGTCCTCATACTTTAGCTATAGAGGATCAATTGTTATTAACACTCAATTACTTACGAAATTATAGCACTCAATTGGAGTTAGCAGCACACTATCATATCGCTGAAAGTAATGTGAACCGAACCATTAAAAAGGTTGAAGATGCCTTAATGAGATCAAGACGTTTTACTCTGCCAAAACGAAGCCTTACCACAACAGACGAACGCTTTAACTGGGTCATTATTGATGCGACAGAATGTTCAATAGAACGCCCG AAAAAAAATCAGAGTAAGTTCTATAGTGGTAAAAAGAAGAAACATACGCTTAAAGCCCAAGTGATCTACCATCCTAAGAGTAAACAAATCATAGGATTAGATATATCGTATGGCAGTCAGCATGACATTAAATTGGCAAGGAAAACGGTTAAGAAATTCAAACATTGTGAATATGTTATGACTGATTTAGGGTACTACGGATTAGAGCAAGATGGCTTTAAATTATTGATGCCCATTAAGAAAAAGAAGAATTTTCCTTTATTTGAAGTTGAGAAAAAGTACAATAAAATGATTGGAAAAATACGCGTTGTGATCGAACACATTAATAGTCAATTGAAAACATTTAGAATCTTAAGTGAACGCTATCGAAATAGACGGAAAAGATTCGGTTTACGCATGAACTTAATTGCTGCACTGGTAAACCGAATCAACTTGCAATAA
- a CDS encoding FAD-dependent oxidoreductase — protein MQQEVIIVGGGMVGLSLALMLAKTGIAVKLLEAIQYPDYDDINLAPYHSSFDARNSALSRRSVQIYQELGLWDALQEHATPILEVNITEQGSFGKARLIAEQEKVESFGQVIENAWLGRVLLTQVKREPCIELIDGVQVTSLIQDADFAYIEAQRGETTLKLQSKLVIAADGRDSFCRKALGIGASVHDYDQVAIVTTVQTSKPHGHVGFERFSPLGPLALLPLPGEYRRSVVWPVPKGTEHEWLGEENDQHFLDALQQTYGDRAGKFQKTGKRFSFPLSQVLAEKQAVGRVVLMGNAAHTIHPVAGQGFNLCMRDAHVLNRYLTEQLEQAADLGDAQMLQDYEKSRLKDQQRVIKFCDSVVRGFSNQNPFLKLIRNTGLVAFENIPGIKPLVANYAMGLKA, from the coding sequence ATGCAACAAGAAGTCATCATTGTCGGTGGTGGGATGGTAGGCTTAAGCCTCGCACTGATGCTGGCGAAAACCGGGATTGCGGTCAAACTGTTAGAGGCAATCCAATACCCAGATTATGATGACATCAATCTTGCTCCCTATCACTCCAGCTTCGATGCCCGTAATAGCGCTTTGTCACGCCGTAGCGTACAGATTTATCAGGAACTGGGTCTGTGGGATGCTCTGCAGGAACATGCAACGCCGATTCTGGAAGTGAATATTACCGAACAGGGCAGTTTTGGTAAGGCACGTTTAATTGCAGAACAAGAAAAAGTCGAAAGCTTTGGTCAGGTGATTGAAAATGCCTGGCTTGGTCGTGTACTGCTGACACAAGTCAAAAGAGAGCCATGCATTGAACTGATCGATGGTGTCCAGGTGACTTCACTCATCCAGGATGCAGACTTCGCTTATATTGAAGCACAGCGTGGCGAGACGACTTTAAAACTGCAATCAAAACTGGTGATTGCTGCAGACGGTCGTGATTCTTTCTGTCGCAAGGCACTTGGTATCGGTGCGTCGGTGCATGACTATGATCAGGTCGCGATTGTCACGACCGTACAAACTTCTAAACCACATGGTCATGTTGGCTTTGAGCGTTTTAGTCCGCTTGGCCCATTAGCTTTGCTACCACTTCCAGGCGAATACCGCCGTTCTGTGGTATGGCCAGTACCAAAAGGTACCGAGCATGAATGGCTTGGTGAGGAAAATGATCAGCACTTCCTGGATGCGCTGCAGCAGACCTATGGCGATCGTGCTGGAAAATTCCAGAAAACTGGTAAGCGTTTCAGTTTCCCATTATCACAAGTCCTGGCAGAAAAGCAGGCGGTGGGTCGTGTAGTGTTAATGGGGAATGCCGCTCATACGATTCATCCAGTGGCAGGTCAGGGCTTTAATCTGTGTATGCGCGATGCTCATGTGCTGAACCGTTATCTGACAGAACAGCTGGAACAGGCTGCTGATCTGGGCGATGCTCAAATGCTGCAAGACTATGAAAAATCACGCTTAAAAGACCAGCAGCGTGTGATCAAATTCTGTGATTCAGTCGTACGTGGCTTTAGCAACCAGAATCCATTCCTGAAACTGATTCGTAATACCGGATTGGTGGCTTTTGAAAATATTCCAGGCATCAAGCCACTTGTAGCAAACTATGCAATGGGGCTCAAAGCATGA
- a CDS encoding FAD-dependent monooxygenase yields the protein MTEQNQVLDAVIVGGGLVGGLTALLMAQGGVQATVLDAAPILDAEKTLSVANPRVLALSQATIHLLKTVGVWDKLARQQPYTGMQVWNKNGYGEINFGQPSENTPKAEQALGSMVEPSILNLAIQQKMLEELKDYRTQVKVSRVERGVGVWMVQLADGTQIKTRLLIGADGANSFVREQAFIDIDVLDYKQAGISCAIKTAQPHQHVARQIFLETGPLAYLPMASLKAEEQGHWQSIVWTLPDDYAEEYAALSDQEFTQLLTRESHHMLGEVLEATRRATFPLKARAAQQYVQDGLALIGDAAHVIHPLAGQGVNIGCLDAAVLCDVLLHDKARGVWAHEQTLQRYEHLRKGQNDAMMHSMSAIGWMETTQLFPVVWARNFGLKQVEQLPVLKDAFMAQANGLALLKNTRYAI from the coding sequence ATGACAGAACAAAATCAGGTACTCGATGCTGTCATTGTGGGTGGCGGACTGGTAGGTGGTTTAACGGCATTATTAATGGCTCAAGGTGGCGTACAGGCAACCGTGCTGGATGCTGCACCGATTCTGGATGCTGAAAAGACGTTAAGTGTTGCCAATCCACGCGTATTGGCACTGAGTCAGGCCACCATTCATTTGCTAAAAACTGTAGGTGTTTGGGATAAACTTGCCCGCCAGCAGCCATATACAGGCATGCAGGTCTGGAATAAAAATGGTTATGGTGAAATCAATTTTGGCCAGCCTTCAGAGAACACACCAAAAGCCGAGCAGGCGCTTGGTTCCATGGTTGAACCCAGTATTCTGAACCTGGCCATTCAGCAAAAAATGCTGGAAGAACTGAAAGATTACCGCACACAGGTCAAAGTTAGCCGGGTAGAACGCGGTGTGGGTGTCTGGATGGTACAACTTGCCGATGGTACCCAGATCAAAACCAGACTGCTGATCGGTGCAGATGGTGCCAATTCCTTTGTCCGTGAACAAGCCTTTATTGATATTGATGTGCTGGATTATAAACAGGCTGGCATCAGCTGTGCCATTAAGACTGCACAACCACATCAGCACGTCGCACGCCAGATTTTCCTGGAAACTGGTCCATTGGCTTATTTACCGATGGCAAGCTTAAAAGCTGAAGAACAGGGTCACTGGCAATCGATCGTCTGGACCCTACCGGATGATTATGCTGAAGAATATGCAGCACTGTCAGATCAGGAATTTACTCAATTACTCACCCGAGAAAGTCATCATATGCTCGGTGAGGTTCTGGAAGCGACCCGACGAGCAACTTTCCCGCTTAAAGCACGTGCGGCTCAGCAATATGTGCAAGATGGTCTGGCCTTGATCGGTGATGCAGCTCATGTCATCCATCCATTGGCAGGACAAGGGGTCAATATTGGCTGTCTGGATGCGGCAGTGCTCTGTGATGTATTACTGCATGATAAAGCACGTGGTGTCTGGGCACATGAGCAAACTTTACAGCGCTATGAACATCTGCGTAAGGGGCAAAATGATGCCATGATGCACAGTATGTCTGCGATTGGCTGGATGGAAACTACCCAACTTTTCCCTGTAGTTTGGGCACGCAATTTTGGCCTGAAACAGGTCGAACAGCTGCCTGTATTAAAAGATGCTTTTATGGCGCAGGCCAATGGTTTGGCGCTGCTTAAAAATACCCGCTACGCCATATGA